A window from Thermodesulfobacteriota bacterium encodes these proteins:
- a CDS encoding alkaline phosphatase family protein, translated as MKQNYLSFLRNSIFFSVFIALLLLSAGCGEGEAPSHAGADGTDKKMIVIGFDGMDPKIVTRLMDEGKLPNFSKLSETGGYMPLQTSVPPQSPVAWSDFITGMNPGGHGIFDFIHRDPENVFPYLSTSRTESAAKTVRIGKWVIPLSSGNVSLLRQGKAFWEYLSENGIPTTVFRVPANFPTVDDKAYQLSGMGTPDIQGTYGTYSYYTDEDTDKFENLSGGKIFPVDVFRNKVRGRLPGPINTFRKDAPESRVDFTVFIDPDNAVAKISLQGKQYIIKEGEWSDWVRINYELLPYMEKASGIVRFYIKELRPNFKMYATPVNIDPSNPALPISTPEDYSAEIAENVGLYYTQGIPEDSKALSELVLEDGEFLDQTNIAFGEEQDMLGYELGRFRSGLLFFYIGRVDQLSHMFWRTMDPKHPAYDKGSKLKAVIENTYIEMDKVLGRVLDSIDGYTTVIVLSDHGFAPFYRAFNLNTWLKENGYAHLIDDSEGEFFKNVDWDKTRAYGVGFNGLFLNLKGREFKGTVEPADRDELLDEISEKLLTIRDPKNGEQVISRVYRAEEVYSGPYLQDAPDLIVGYNKGYRASWETVLGSFPEGILRDNKQKWSGDHLMEAALVPGILLSNKEIKSERPALTDLAPTILEEFGIPKQDGMIGHSIFKEDITGNN; from the coding sequence ATGAAACAGAACTATTTGTCCTTTTTAAGAAATTCAATCTTCTTTTCCGTATTTATCGCGCTCCTGCTCTTATCAGCGGGATGCGGAGAAGGTGAGGCGCCGTCCCATGCCGGTGCGGACGGCACGGACAAGAAGATGATAGTCATAGGGTTCGACGGCATGGACCCGAAAATCGTAACGCGCCTCATGGATGAGGGGAAATTGCCTAACTTCAGTAAGCTCAGCGAAACGGGCGGCTACATGCCTCTCCAGACGAGCGTCCCTCCGCAGAGCCCTGTAGCCTGGTCGGACTTCATCACCGGCATGAACCCGGGCGGGCACGGAATATTCGACTTCATCCACAGGGACCCCGAAAACGTCTTCCCCTACCTGTCTACTTCCAGGACCGAATCAGCCGCAAAGACCGTCAGAATCGGCAAATGGGTGATACCTCTCTCCTCGGGCAATGTTTCTCTGCTGCGTCAGGGCAAGGCGTTCTGGGAGTACCTCTCGGAGAACGGCATCCCTACGACTGTATTCCGCGTGCCTGCGAATTTTCCGACTGTGGACGATAAGGCCTACCAGCTCTCGGGAATGGGCACGCCCGATATACAGGGCACGTACGGGACTTATTCGTATTATACCGACGAGGACACGGACAAATTCGAGAACCTGTCGGGCGGCAAGATTTTTCCCGTCGACGTTTTCAGGAATAAAGTCCGCGGCAGGCTCCCCGGGCCTATTAATACGTTCAGGAAAGACGCGCCCGAGAGCAGGGTGGATTTCACCGTTTTTATAGACCCCGATAACGCGGTAGCGAAAATTTCTCTCCAGGGCAAGCAATACATAATCAAGGAAGGCGAGTGGAGCGACTGGGTCAGGATAAATTACGAATTGCTGCCTTATATGGAAAAGGCGAGCGGGATAGTGCGCTTTTACATTAAGGAGCTGAGGCCTAATTTCAAGATGTATGCGACGCCCGTAAATATCGACCCATCCAATCCCGCCCTCCCTATCTCCACGCCGGAGGATTACTCGGCCGAGATAGCGGAGAATGTGGGTCTCTATTACACGCAGGGGATACCGGAAGATTCAAAAGCTCTGTCAGAGCTTGTGCTCGAAGACGGCGAGTTCCTCGACCAGACGAACATAGCCTTCGGCGAGGAGCAGGATATGCTCGGCTACGAGCTCGGCAGGTTCCGCTCGGGACTCCTCTTCTTCTATATCGGCAGGGTCGACCAGCTCTCGCATATGTTCTGGCGCACGATGGACCCGAAACACCCGGCCTATGACAAAGGGAGCAAGCTCAAAGCGGTGATCGAGAACACATATATCGAAATGGACAAAGTGCTCGGGCGCGTGCTCGACTCTATCGACGGCTATACCACCGTCATCGTACTGTCCGACCACGGATTTGCCCCGTTTTACAGGGCATTTAACCTTAATACGTGGCTCAAGGAAAACGGATACGCGCACCTTATCGACGACTCCGAGGGCGAGTTCTTCAAGAACGTAGACTGGGACAAGACGCGCGCATACGGGGTCGGGTTCAACGGTCTCTTTTTGAATTTGAAGGGCAGGGAGTTCAAAGGGACGGTAGAGCCTGCTGACAGGGATGAGCTCCTCGACGAGATATCCGAAAAGCTCCTTACGATTAGGGACCCCAAAAACGGGGAGCAGGTGATTTCAAGGGTTTACAGGGCGGAGGAGGTATACAGCGGCCCGTATCTACAGGATGCGCCCGACCTCATAGTGGGTTACAATAAGGGGTACCGGGCTTCCTGGGAGACCGTGCTAGGCAGTTTCCCCGAGGGGATACTGAGAGACAACAAGCAGAAATGGAGCGGAGACCACCTTATGGAGGCCGCGCTCGTACCGGGCATCCTGCTCTCGAACAAGGAGATAAAGTCGGAAAGACCCGCACTCACGGACCTGGCCCCGACGATCCTAGAGGAGTTCGGGATCCCGAAGCAGGACGGGATGATAGGCCACAGCATATTCAAGGAAGATATTACCGGAAATAATTAA
- a CDS encoding alkaline phosphatase family protein: MPRKNLKKIAATLVISLVLCHALTGSAHAYIGPGAGFAFLSSFLILIVTFALAIFYLLSWPVRYAVRALLRSGRRAKSSVTRVIIIGLDGMDPKLSEEFMKRGKLPNFARLTERGTFTSLATSYPSISPVAWSSFMTGVDPSHHNIFDFITRDPCTYQPMLTSAEIGKASKVLPIGKYMIPLGKPRMKLLRKGRPFWKILGEHGIWSTVLRVPITFPPEKFNGVMLSGMCVPDLKGSQGTFAHYTTDKDKNEVETGGVSRFVEIKDGVIDTLLYGPENSLVRSGEEIKIPLKIRIDKGAGKAFIDVSGQRFGLAPRKYSPWIRLSFPAGLGIKVHGICRFYINTLDEGFDMYVTPINIDPENPALPISHPFIYSIYLAKLQGSFGTLGLAEDTWALNEGVIDEDAFLEQAYLLYEEREKMFFNALERTPRGLCTCVFDTTDRVQHMFFRCLDDGHPANKGKETEKYKNVIEDLYVRMDGLIGRALEYTDDKTVLMVISDHGFTQFKRGVNLNSWLFKEGYLKLREGRSTSGDWFQDVDWEGTRAFSLGLAGIFINRKGREMKGVVEEGEEVSLLKSELIRKLTGLRDEQWGDVAIREVIDTDASSTGPYKHDAPDLLVGYNAGYRSSWTCAVGRVTEDVFEDNTKHWSGDHCVDPKIVPGVIFSNRRIAKENPHLNDMAPTVLKLFGVGIPNYMKGKPLFDEPAEIVQEGGSEFEEEEKKRAV, translated from the coding sequence ATGCCGAGGAAAAATCTGAAAAAAATAGCTGCTACATTAGTTATTTCTCTGGTCCTCTGTCACGCTCTAACCGGAAGCGCTCACGCATATATAGGGCCCGGCGCGGGGTTCGCGTTTTTGTCGTCCTTCCTGATACTCATAGTGACGTTCGCGCTCGCAATCTTCTACCTTCTTTCCTGGCCTGTACGCTATGCGGTGAGGGCCCTACTGCGGAGCGGCAGGAGAGCGAAAAGCAGCGTAACACGCGTGATAATAATAGGGCTCGACGGCATGGACCCGAAGCTGTCCGAAGAATTCATGAAAAGGGGAAAGCTCCCTAACTTTGCGAGATTGACCGAGCGGGGTACTTTCACGTCTCTCGCGACGAGCTACCCCTCCATTTCACCCGTTGCATGGTCCTCCTTCATGACCGGTGTCGACCCTTCGCACCACAACATATTCGATTTCATTACGAGAGACCCCTGCACGTATCAACCGATGCTCACCTCAGCCGAAATAGGTAAAGCTTCGAAAGTGCTCCCGATCGGGAAGTACATGATACCGCTCGGGAAGCCGAGGATGAAGCTGCTGAGGAAAGGCCGCCCCTTCTGGAAGATTCTCGGCGAGCACGGGATATGGAGCACAGTTCTGCGCGTCCCGATAACGTTCCCGCCCGAGAAATTCAACGGCGTAATGCTCTCCGGCATGTGCGTCCCCGACTTGAAGGGCTCGCAGGGCACATTCGCGCACTATACGACCGACAAGGATAAGAACGAAGTCGAGACAGGAGGGGTAAGCAGGTTCGTGGAAATAAAGGACGGGGTGATCGATACGCTGTTATACGGCCCGGAAAACAGCCTCGTCAGGTCAGGAGAGGAAATCAAAATCCCGCTGAAAATAAGGATCGACAAGGGCGCCGGGAAGGCGTTTATCGATGTATCCGGACAGCGCTTCGGGCTCGCGCCGAGGAAGTACTCCCCCTGGATAAGGCTTTCGTTCCCGGCGGGGCTGGGAATAAAAGTGCACGGCATATGCCGCTTTTATATAAACACCCTCGATGAGGGGTTCGATATGTACGTTACTCCCATCAACATCGATCCCGAGAATCCGGCCCTCCCCATATCCCATCCCTTCATATATTCCATATACCTCGCCAAGCTCCAGGGCTCGTTCGGGACGCTCGGGCTCGCGGAAGACACCTGGGCGCTTAACGAAGGCGTGATAGACGAAGACGCATTTTTAGAACAGGCCTACCTGCTCTACGAAGAGAGGGAGAAGATGTTTTTTAACGCTTTGGAGAGAACCCCGAGAGGGCTCTGCACGTGCGTCTTCGACACGACCGACAGGGTACAGCACATGTTCTTCCGCTGCCTCGATGACGGCCACCCGGCTAACAAGGGCAAGGAGACAGAGAAGTATAAGAACGTCATAGAAGACCTTTATGTCAGGATGGACGGGCTGATCGGCAGGGCCCTCGAATACACGGACGACAAGACGGTGCTGATGGTGATATCCGACCACGGATTCACCCAGTTCAAACGGGGAGTCAATCTGAACAGCTGGCTCTTTAAGGAGGGATACCTCAAGCTCAGGGAAGGCCGGAGCACGAGCGGCGACTGGTTTCAGGACGTGGACTGGGAAGGGACGCGCGCTTTCTCGCTCGGACTCGCCGGAATATTCATAAACAGAAAGGGAAGGGAAATGAAGGGGGTTGTAGAGGAAGGGGAAGAGGTCTCGCTCCTGAAGTCCGAGCTCATAAGGAAGCTCACGGGACTCAGGGACGAGCAATGGGGAGACGTGGCGATAAGGGAGGTCATAGACACGGACGCCTCTTCAACGGGACCTTACAAACACGACGCACCTGACCTGCTTGTCGGTTATAATGCGGGGTACAGGAGCTCGTGGACGTGCGCCGTGGGGCGCGTTACGGAGGACGTGTTCGAGGATAACACGAAACACTGGAGCGGCGACCACTGCGTCGATCCCAAAATAGTGCCGGGCGTCATTTTCTCGAACCGCAGGATAGCGAAAGAGAACCCTCACCTTAACGATATGGCTCCGACAGTGCTTAAGCTATTCGGCGTGGGGATACCAAACTATATGAAAGGAAAACCTCTCTTCGATGAACCGGCGGAGATCGTTCAGGAAGGCGGGAGTGAATTCGAGGAAGAGGAGAAGAAGAGAGCGGTCTAA